One Nocardia sp. BMG111209 DNA segment encodes these proteins:
- a CDS encoding class I adenylate-forming enzyme family protein translates to MTHDTTTTVDTLVRARSAGESGRALVIDPADRLDYAELHDVTLRLAANAVEAGIGKGTRVALILPNGADWVRIAIALTRIGAVLVPLSTLLQPPELVAQLRTATVQYLITVEEFRGHRYPEELRAALDLPDLGAALPDPALPALRRVLSVEAVTGPEPGAAARAVAEALTATVTTADPLVVMFTSGSRGLPKGVIHSHGSASAAVGSGLDARRIDRDTRLYLPMPFFWVGGFGGGVLSALLAGATLVTEPAPAPDSTLALLQRERVTLFRGWPDQAETLARSSESAGADLSALRPGSLDALLPPAHRSRPGRRANLFGMTESFGPYCGYRADTDMPEFAWGSCGQPFAGMQVRIVDPDTGITVPDGTVGIVQLRGPHMLRGMCRRGREEIFTADGYYATGDLGHLERGFLFHHGRSDDMFKVSGATVYPSEVEQALRSIAGVTGAFVTNVPGVHGDRTAAAVVCDTGRYTAGDLRAAARKLLSSFKVPTLWLLLDSDATVPRGSTGKVDLAGLRRLLADRADSGTTA, encoded by the coding sequence ATGACCCACGACACGACGACCACGGTCGACACGCTGGTGCGGGCCCGCTCCGCCGGGGAGTCCGGCCGAGCGCTGGTGATCGACCCCGCCGACCGGCTGGACTACGCCGAACTACACGACGTCACACTGCGTCTGGCCGCGAACGCCGTCGAGGCGGGTATCGGCAAGGGCACCCGGGTGGCGCTGATCCTGCCCAACGGCGCCGACTGGGTGCGGATCGCGATCGCGCTGACCCGGATCGGCGCGGTCCTGGTCCCGCTCAGCACCCTGCTGCAACCCCCGGAGCTCGTCGCGCAATTGCGCACGGCCACAGTGCAATATCTGATCACGGTCGAGGAGTTCCGCGGCCATCGCTACCCGGAGGAACTGCGCGCGGCGCTGGACCTGCCGGATCTCGGTGCGGCGCTACCGGATCCCGCGCTGCCCGCGCTGCGCCGGGTGCTGTCCGTCGAAGCGGTGACCGGTCCCGAGCCCGGGGCGGCGGCCCGCGCGGTGGCCGAGGCGCTGACCGCCACCGTCACCACCGCGGACCCCCTGGTCGTCATGTTCACCTCCGGCAGCCGGGGCCTGCCCAAAGGTGTCATCCACTCGCACGGGAGCGCCTCGGCGGCAGTGGGTTCCGGACTCGACGCGCGCCGCATCGACCGCGACACCCGGCTCTATCTGCCGATGCCGTTCTTCTGGGTCGGCGGATTCGGCGGCGGCGTCCTGTCCGCGCTGCTCGCCGGCGCGACGCTGGTCACCGAACCCGCACCCGCGCCGGACAGTACGCTGGCGCTGCTGCAGCGGGAGCGGGTCACGTTGTTCCGGGGCTGGCCCGATCAGGCCGAAACCCTGGCCCGCAGTTCGGAATCCGCCGGGGCCGACCTGTCCGCGCTGCGGCCGGGCAGTCTCGACGCGCTGCTGCCCCCCGCGCACCGGTCCCGGCCGGGCCGCCGGGCCAACCTGTTCGGCATGACCGAATCGTTCGGCCCCTACTGCGGCTACCGCGCCGACACCGACATGCCGGAATTCGCTTGGGGCAGTTGCGGACAGCCGTTCGCCGGGATGCAGGTCCGGATCGTCGACCCCGATACCGGGATCACGGTCCCGGACGGCACGGTCGGCATCGTTCAGCTGCGCGGACCGCATATGTTGCGCGGGATGTGCCGCCGCGGCCGGGAGGAGATCTTCACGGCCGACGGCTATTACGCCACCGGCGATCTCGGCCACCTGGAACGCGGATTCCTCTTCCATCACGGCCGTTCCGACGACATGTTCAAAGTCAGTGGCGCCACGGTCTATCCGAGCGAAGTGGAGCAGGCACTGCGGTCGATCGCCGGCGTCACCGGCGCATTCGTCACCAATGTGCCCGGCGTGCACGGCGACCGCACCGCCGCCGCGGTCGTCTGCGACACCGGCAGGTACACCGCCGGGGACCTGCGGGCCGCCGCCCGAAAACTGCTGAGCTCGTTCAAGGTTCCGACACTGTGGCTGCTGCTCGACTCCGACGCCACCGTCCCACGGGGATCCACGGGCAAGGTGGACCTGGCAGGGCTGCGGCGACTGCTGGCGGATCGGGCCGATTCCGGGACGACCGCGTAG
- a CDS encoding enoyl-CoA hydratase/isomerase family protein has product MTFETILLETDPADHVATVTLNRPERLNAFNRTMCEEMAEAWRLVKADDTVHAIVLRAAGDRAFSAGLDIKSAYGQPESVWHHEDPGELLSPKWQKMWKPVICAVQGMCTAGAFYFVNESDVVICAEDATFFDSHVSAGLVSALEPVGLMRRVGLGDTLRIALLGNDERVSAATALRIGLVTEVVPAEHLWKRAHEIAVLVAAKPPAATQGTVKAIWESLDKPYRAAMEQNLIYTRLGNPLGTAQLAAADPDHRRRPTAPRIR; this is encoded by the coding sequence ATGACCTTCGAGACGATCCTGCTCGAGACCGATCCGGCCGACCACGTCGCCACCGTCACCCTGAACCGGCCCGAACGACTCAACGCCTTCAACCGCACCATGTGCGAGGAGATGGCCGAGGCCTGGCGCCTGGTGAAGGCGGACGACACGGTGCACGCGATCGTCCTGCGCGCCGCCGGGGACCGCGCGTTCAGCGCCGGCCTGGACATCAAGTCCGCCTACGGGCAGCCCGAAAGCGTCTGGCACCACGAGGATCCCGGCGAACTGCTCAGCCCGAAGTGGCAGAAGATGTGGAAGCCGGTGATCTGCGCCGTCCAGGGCATGTGCACGGCCGGCGCGTTCTACTTCGTCAACGAATCCGACGTCGTGATCTGCGCCGAGGACGCCACCTTCTTCGACTCGCACGTCTCCGCCGGTCTGGTGTCGGCGCTGGAACCGGTCGGCCTCATGCGTCGGGTCGGGCTCGGCGACACCCTGCGCATCGCACTGCTCGGCAACGACGAACGGGTGAGCGCCGCCACCGCGCTGCGCATCGGCCTGGTCACCGAAGTCGTTCCCGCCGAACACCTCTGGAAACGAGCCCATGAGATCGCCGTGCTGGTCGCCGCGAAACCACCGGCCGCCACCCAGGGCACCGTCAAGGCGATCTGGGAGTCCCTGGACAAGCCGTATCGGGCCGCCATGGAACAGAACCTCATCTACACCCGCCTCGGAAATCCGCTCGGCACCGCCCAACTGGCGGCCGCCGACCCGGACCACCGCCGCCGGCCCACCGCACCGAGGATTCGCTGA
- a CDS encoding TetR/AcrR family transcriptional regulator: protein MARRRTTTGRRRRVRGSLDPKEIIEGAFDLADKVSLDGLSMPMLGRHLGIGVTSIYWYFHKKDDLLDAMAARALHRYVLETTLEDSGDWRETLRGHACRLRRTFLANPVLVDLLLIRSARSPHLVKVGAHITEQVVATLVGLGLSLDEACDTFSAVQLHVRGSVVLRRLHDTNRAVDESSGGSDYYDRSAIDPMVTPLLAAAPAGGHNGDAPDDRNFELGLDYILDYAGNVIADRRASNRSCAAPLPGNVEIRPGRTAAQPDPITPR, encoded by the coding sequence ATGGCCAGACGACGAACCACCACCGGGCGCCGGCGGCGCGTACGCGGCTCCCTCGACCCGAAGGAGATCATCGAGGGCGCGTTCGACCTCGCCGACAAGGTCTCGCTCGACGGACTGAGCATGCCGATGCTGGGCCGGCATCTCGGCATCGGCGTCACCAGCATCTACTGGTACTTCCACAAGAAGGACGATCTGCTGGATGCGATGGCCGCCCGCGCACTGCACCGATACGTTCTGGAGACGACGCTGGAGGACAGCGGCGATTGGCGGGAGACGCTGCGCGGGCATGCCTGCCGGTTGCGGCGCACATTCCTGGCGAATCCGGTGCTGGTCGATCTGCTCCTGATCCGGTCCGCGCGCAGCCCACATCTGGTCAAGGTCGGTGCGCACATCACCGAACAGGTCGTCGCGACACTTGTCGGCCTCGGGCTCTCGCTCGACGAGGCCTGCGACACGTTCTCGGCCGTGCAGTTGCACGTCCGAGGCTCAGTGGTGTTGCGGCGGCTACACGACACGAACCGGGCAGTCGACGAATCATCCGGTGGCAGTGACTATTACGACCGCAGCGCCATCGATCCGATGGTCACTCCCCTCCTCGCCGCAGCGCCGGCCGGCGGGCACAACGGCGACGCGCCCGACGATCGGAATTTCGAGCTCGGCTTGGACTACATCCTCGACTATGCCGGCAACGTGATTGCCGACCGTCGAGCTTCGAATCGGAGCTGTGCCGCACCTCTGCCCGGCAACGTGGAGATCCGCCCGGGCCGTACAGCGGCGCAACCCGATCCGATCACGCCACGCTGA
- a CDS encoding acyl-CoA synthetase yields MSHTAVDVDSATSQFTITAAADAVAAVVGDRTLVIQGDRRVGYAEIAQRSRRLAAYLHARGLGCRTERADLGGHEVGQDLLGFYAYNGPEFVEALLGAFRARVAPFNVNYRYVENELRYLLDDAGATALIYHAAFAPRVAKVLPDLPGIRVLIQIADASGNDLLPGAVDYESVVTATEPVDLPVRPSPDDLYVLYTGGTTGMPKGVLWRQHDLFVAACGARDNNTGVVVGSYDEIAGRALANPGISIMVLPPLIHGAAQWAVLTALTTGQTIVFAPTVEHVDGTEILRTIARERVAVVMVVGDAVARPVLAAIEAGVAETDSLVALANGGAVLSPAIKQRFLDAIPGLVVIDGVGSSETGAQMTHISVAGLVSTGTFTPGPDTRVLAEDLSAVLSPGHADIGWLAQRGYAPLGYKGDAVKTAATFPVIDGVRYALPGDRARVLPGGAVELLGRDSATINSGGEKVFAEEVEVALSSHPAVADVVVAARPSERWGQEVVAVVALLDGATVTADQLVDHAAGSLARYKLPKAIVFRPEILRSPAGKADYRWAREQAIAG; encoded by the coding sequence GTGTCTCACACTGCAGTGGATGTCGATTCCGCGACATCACAATTCACCATCACGGCGGCGGCCGATGCGGTCGCAGCGGTGGTCGGCGACCGGACACTGGTGATCCAGGGTGATCGCCGCGTCGGCTATGCGGAGATCGCGCAGCGGTCCCGGCGGCTGGCGGCCTATCTGCATGCGCGCGGGCTGGGCTGCCGGACCGAGCGCGCGGACCTCGGCGGGCACGAGGTGGGCCAGGACCTCCTCGGTTTCTACGCCTACAACGGCCCGGAATTCGTCGAGGCCCTGCTGGGTGCCTTCCGGGCCCGGGTCGCCCCGTTCAACGTCAACTACCGATATGTCGAGAACGAATTGCGGTACCTGCTCGACGATGCCGGCGCCACCGCGCTGATCTACCATGCGGCCTTCGCGCCGCGGGTGGCGAAGGTGCTGCCGGATCTGCCCGGCATCCGGGTGCTCATCCAGATCGCGGACGCGTCGGGTAACGACCTGCTGCCCGGCGCCGTGGACTACGAAAGTGTCGTCACCGCAACCGAACCGGTGGATCTGCCGGTTCGGCCCAGCCCGGACGATCTGTACGTGCTCTACACCGGTGGAACAACCGGGATGCCGAAGGGTGTGCTGTGGCGGCAACACGATCTGTTCGTGGCGGCCTGCGGCGCGCGCGACAACAACACCGGGGTGGTGGTCGGCTCCTACGACGAGATCGCCGGTCGCGCGCTCGCCAATCCCGGTATCTCGATCATGGTGCTGCCGCCGCTGATCCACGGCGCCGCGCAGTGGGCGGTGCTGACGGCGCTGACGACGGGGCAGACCATCGTCTTCGCTCCGACCGTGGAGCATGTCGATGGCACGGAGATCCTGCGCACGATCGCTCGTGAGCGGGTCGCGGTGGTGATGGTGGTCGGTGACGCGGTCGCGCGGCCGGTGCTCGCGGCAATCGAAGCCGGTGTGGCCGAGACCGATTCGCTGGTGGCGCTCGCGAACGGCGGCGCGGTGCTGAGCCCCGCGATCAAACAGCGCTTCCTCGACGCAATCCCGGGACTGGTCGTCATCGACGGGGTCGGCTCCTCGGAGACCGGCGCGCAGATGACACATATCTCGGTCGCGGGACTGGTGTCGACGGGGACGTTCACCCCCGGCCCGGACACCCGCGTATTGGCCGAGGATCTGTCGGCGGTGCTGTCGCCGGGGCATGCGGACATCGGCTGGCTCGCGCAGCGCGGCTACGCGCCGCTGGGGTACAAGGGCGACGCCGTCAAGACCGCCGCGACGTTCCCGGTGATCGACGGCGTCCGCTACGCGCTGCCGGGCGACCGGGCCCGGGTGCTGCCGGGCGGTGCGGTGGAACTGCTCGGCCGGGACTCGGCCACCATCAACTCCGGTGGTGAGAAGGTCTTTGCCGAGGAGGTCGAGGTGGCGCTCTCGTCACATCCGGCGGTGGCGGACGTGGTTGTGGCCGCCCGGCCGAGCGAACGCTGGGGGCAGGAGGTCGTGGCCGTCGTCGCCCTGCTCGACGGCGCGACTGTCACCGCGGATCAACTCGTCGACCATGCCGCCGGGAGCCTGGCCCGCTACAAGCTGCCCAAGGCGATCGTGTTCCGGCCCGAGATCCTGCGCAGCCCGGCGGGCAAGGCCGACTACCGGTGGGCCCGGGAACAGGCGATCGCCGGCTGA
- a CDS encoding enoyl-CoA hydratase/isomerase family protein, translating into MSQSNAADGRVLFGLDPDHRIATITFDNPAQRNSYDAPMRDEMARLLDIVAEDDDITVVLLRGTGGVFSTGADMNNAYGWYGEKNGNGDTRAARSRPSQRRRLAVDRKTFDFYHNLLGFPKVTVGEISGYALGGGFEMALMTDISVIARDTRIGMPATRFLGPALGSLHMFFHRLGPVLARRLLLTGDIIEAGSVEGSGIFTETCEAAAVTARARYWAEKAAKMPADGVVIAKEAFRLVEQSQAYQGEEVASYLFHAFGTNLQFAPGEFNFVKTRAEHGVKEAFRLRDEHFHVAEPGPE; encoded by the coding sequence ATGAGTCAATCGAACGCTGCCGACGGCCGAGTGCTGTTCGGGCTCGATCCCGATCACAGAATAGCCACCATCACGTTCGACAATCCGGCCCAGCGCAATTCCTACGATGCGCCGATGCGCGACGAGATGGCGCGGCTGCTGGATATCGTCGCCGAGGACGACGACATCACGGTCGTCCTGCTGCGCGGCACCGGGGGAGTGTTCAGCACCGGCGCGGACATGAACAATGCTTACGGTTGGTACGGCGAGAAGAACGGGAACGGCGACACCCGCGCGGCCCGGTCGCGGCCGAGTCAGCGCCGCCGATTGGCGGTGGACCGCAAGACATTCGACTTCTATCACAACCTGTTGGGCTTCCCGAAGGTGACCGTTGGTGAGATCAGTGGCTACGCGCTCGGCGGCGGCTTCGAGATGGCTCTGATGACCGACATCTCGGTGATCGCGCGGGACACCCGAATCGGTATGCCCGCCACTCGATTTCTCGGTCCCGCGTTGGGCAGCCTGCACATGTTCTTCCATCGGCTCGGCCCGGTACTGGCCCGCCGTCTGCTGCTCACCGGCGACATCATCGAGGCGGGCAGCGTGGAGGGGTCGGGGATCTTCACCGAGACGTGCGAGGCCGCCGCGGTGACCGCGCGGGCCCGGTATTGGGCGGAGAAGGCGGCGAAGATGCCCGCCGATGGTGTGGTCATCGCGAAGGAGGCGTTCCGTCTCGTCGAGCAGAGCCAGGCGTATCAGGGTGAGGAGGTCGCCAGTTATCTGTTCCATGCCTTCGGGACGAATCTGCAATTCGCCCCAGGGGAGTTCAATTTCGTGAAGACGCGGGCCGAACATGGTGTGAAGGAGGCATTCCGCCTGCGCGACGAGCATTTCCACGTCGCGGAGCCCGGACCGGAATGA
- a CDS encoding class I adenylate-forming enzyme family protein has protein sequence MPEHTPGTGTLTAEHPLAQRIATVLALAPDAGAVEFDGRWHTWGQLGAAAHRIAALTAEAGRPSIGVLLRNRPEHVAALLGVLLAGGCVVTINPSRGADRIRADIEDLALPILLGSPEDLAEYAVPRPGTTTVPITVIDASMAPAVAPPVSDAPERPGVAVRMLTSGTTGAPKRIDLTYDMLARSVIGAEPEHAPAPAAPRRGVAIVNSPLVHISGVFRVLQCVGEARPFALLPRFELTTWADAVRRHRPAAVSLVPTALRMVLQSELTRDDLAGVRVVTSGTAPLAPEDADAFYEKFGIPVLTSYAATEFGGGVAGWTLPDHERYRATKRGSVGRASLGARLRVVDDDGNPVGTDTAGLLEVIPGQLGPSGTWMRTTDIARIDADGFLWILGRADQAIIRGGFKVLPDDVRTALESHPAVRGATVVGLPDPRLGATPAALVELRTGAVADAAELREYLGNRLARYEIPTLLEIVETIPRTPSGKADLTAVREHLTRTGSAAGADHDR, from the coding sequence ATGCCGGAACACACTCCCGGGACCGGCACCCTGACCGCGGAACATCCCCTCGCACAGCGCATCGCGACCGTCCTCGCGCTGGCCCCGGACGCCGGGGCCGTCGAATTCGACGGCCGCTGGCACACCTGGGGGCAATTGGGCGCCGCCGCGCACCGGATCGCCGCGCTGACCGCCGAAGCCGGACGGCCATCGATCGGTGTCCTGCTGCGCAACCGGCCCGAACACGTCGCCGCGCTGCTCGGCGTCCTGCTCGCCGGCGGCTGCGTGGTCACGATCAACCCGTCCCGCGGCGCCGACCGCATCCGGGCCGATATCGAGGACCTGGCACTGCCGATACTCCTCGGAAGCCCCGAGGATCTGGCCGAATACGCGGTACCCCGGCCCGGGACCACCACCGTGCCGATCACCGTGATCGACGCGTCGATGGCGCCGGCCGTGGCACCGCCGGTGTCGGATGCGCCGGAACGGCCGGGGGTCGCGGTGCGGATGCTGACCAGCGGGACCACCGGCGCGCCGAAGCGCATCGACCTCACCTACGACATGCTGGCCCGCAGCGTCATCGGCGCCGAGCCCGAGCACGCACCCGCGCCGGCGGCGCCGCGACGGGGAGTCGCGATCGTCAATTCGCCGCTGGTCCACATCAGTGGGGTGTTCCGGGTACTCCAATGCGTCGGTGAGGCAAGGCCGTTCGCCCTGCTTCCCCGATTCGAACTCACCACCTGGGCCGACGCCGTGCGGCGGCACCGGCCGGCCGCGGTCTCGCTGGTACCCACCGCGTTGCGGATGGTCCTGCAGTCCGAACTGACCCGCGACGATCTCGCGGGCGTACGGGTTGTGACGTCGGGTACCGCGCCGCTGGCTCCGGAGGACGCGGACGCCTTCTACGAAAAGTTCGGCATTCCGGTGCTGACCTCTTATGCCGCAACCGAATTCGGCGGCGGGGTAGCGGGATGGACGCTGCCCGACCACGAGCGCTACCGGGCCACCAAGCGGGGCAGCGTGGGCCGGGCCAGCCTCGGCGCGCGGCTACGGGTCGTCGACGACGACGGGAATCCGGTGGGTACAGATACCGCGGGCCTGCTCGAGGTGATTCCCGGGCAACTCGGGCCCTCGGGAACCTGGATGCGCACCACCGATATCGCGCGCATCGACGCCGACGGCTTCCTCTGGATCCTCGGCCGCGCCGATCAGGCGATCATCCGCGGCGGGTTCAAGGTGCTCCCCGACGACGTCCGCACGGCCCTGGAGAGCCACCCCGCGGTCCGCGGCGCCACGGTCGTCGGCCTTCCCGATCCCCGGCTCGGCGCCACCCCGGCGGCGCTGGTGGAGTTGCGGACCGGGGCCGTCGCCGATGCTGCCGAATTGCGGGAGTACCTCGGAAATCGGCTGGCCCGCTACGAGATTCCCACGCTGCTCGAGATCGTCGAGACGATCCCCCGAACCCCTTCCGGCAAGGCGGATCTCACCGCGGTCCGCGAACACCTCACCCGCACCGGATCTGCGGCAGGAGCCGATCATGACCGTTGA
- a CDS encoding enoyl-CoA hydratase/isomerase family protein: MSFDTIGYEVDRHTATITLNRPEALNALSPHMIGELRAAYHEAEHDDRVWLLIVTGTGRAFCTGADVKAIPGDGKVVYEQSYLSTYEQWEAPQEGTPPFRTMAKPVLTAVNGLCCGAGLDWVTTGDIVIASDRATFFDPHVSIGLVAAREMVRLARVLPRTVALRMALTGKHERMSAQRAYDLGMVTEVVEHDRLLERAHEIAAIVNSNAPLAVRGTRLAILKGLDLPLHEAELLAESFRERVTRTEDALEGPLAFVEKRAPKWQCR; encoded by the coding sequence ATGTCGTTCGACACCATCGGCTACGAGGTCGACAGGCATACCGCGACGATCACGCTGAACCGGCCCGAGGCGCTGAACGCGTTGAGCCCGCACATGATCGGCGAACTCCGGGCCGCCTACCACGAGGCCGAACACGACGACCGGGTCTGGCTGCTGATCGTCACCGGCACCGGCCGCGCGTTCTGCACCGGCGCCGACGTGAAGGCCATCCCCGGTGACGGCAAGGTCGTCTACGAACAGTCCTATCTGTCCACCTATGAGCAGTGGGAGGCGCCGCAGGAGGGAACCCCGCCGTTCCGCACCATGGCCAAGCCGGTGCTCACCGCCGTCAACGGGTTGTGCTGCGGCGCCGGACTGGACTGGGTCACCACCGGCGACATCGTGATCGCCTCGGATCGGGCGACCTTCTTCGATCCACACGTCAGCATCGGCCTGGTCGCGGCACGCGAGATGGTGCGGCTGGCCCGGGTGCTGCCGCGCACCGTCGCGCTGCGGATGGCGCTGACCGGCAAGCACGAGCGGATGTCCGCCCAGCGCGCCTACGACCTGGGCATGGTCACCGAGGTGGTCGAGCACGACCGGCTGCTGGAGCGAGCCCACGAGATCGCCGCGATCGTGAATTCCAATGCCCCGCTCGCCGTCCGGGGTACCCGGCTGGCGATCCTGAAGGGCCTCGATCTGCCGTTGCACGAAGCCGAACTGCTGGCCGAATCGTTCCGGGAACGGGTCACCCGGACCGAGGACGCCCTGGAGGGCCCGCTGGCGTTCGTCGAGAAGCGCGCACCGAAATGGCAGTGCCGATGA
- a CDS encoding class I adenylate-forming enzyme family protein: protein MTVEPTVAAVLRDRARARPDHPLLICDSGRLDYAEAQRRSALVARGLIALGAGKGTHVGILFPNDPAFVVAALAVTRIGAVVVPFSTFATAGELRQQLVDADIRILLAATGYRSHDYAQRLGEIVPAQLWADGRMLLSDSTPQLRHIVIDSGTDDFGLPSEDVPAALLTATEDDVTGSDPLAIIYTSGSTSTPKGVVHTHAAQLGHQRNLNAIRGLSADDRLFCNSPFFWIGGFGFALLATLLAGSTLICSNAVDDEVTLDLLEAEKPTITNGFAAGVAHLARHPSFAGRNLSSMRRGNLYPIMPADCRPADPELRHNMLGMTETGSVVLLSADETDQPEHRRGSFGRPAPGFELKLVDPETGAPVANGDSGELCFRGTHLMQGYYKRSREDCFDADGWFHTGDLARVDTEGFVYFLGRLGSMIKTAGANVSPAEVAKAIATVTGGAVAHVIGLPDPERGQVVAAAVVVPDPHAFDAEELRRRLRTELSAYKVPRKLVGLTAAQVPLMSSGKVDIRQLGKVFDQQ, encoded by the coding sequence ATGACCGTTGAGCCGACCGTCGCCGCCGTTCTGCGCGACCGCGCCCGTGCCCGGCCCGATCATCCGTTGTTGATCTGTGACAGCGGACGTCTGGACTATGCTGAGGCGCAGCGCCGCTCGGCCCTGGTGGCCCGCGGCCTGATCGCGCTCGGCGCGGGTAAGGGCACGCACGTCGGGATCCTGTTCCCGAACGATCCGGCCTTCGTCGTCGCCGCGCTGGCGGTCACGCGGATCGGTGCGGTGGTCGTGCCGTTCTCCACCTTTGCCACCGCCGGTGAACTGCGGCAGCAACTCGTCGACGCGGACATCCGGATCCTGCTGGCGGCAACGGGATACCGGTCGCACGACTATGCGCAGCGCCTCGGCGAGATCGTGCCGGCACAGCTGTGGGCCGACGGCCGGATGCTGCTGTCCGACAGCACACCCCAATTGCGGCATATCGTGATCGATTCCGGCACAGACGATTTCGGTCTGCCTTCCGAAGATGTGCCCGCGGCGCTGCTGACGGCGACCGAGGACGACGTCACCGGTTCGGATCCGCTGGCGATCATCTACACCTCCGGTTCCACCAGCACCCCCAAGGGGGTCGTGCACACCCATGCGGCACAACTGGGCCACCAGCGCAATCTGAACGCGATCCGCGGGCTGTCCGCCGACGACCGGCTGTTCTGCAATTCGCCGTTCTTCTGGATCGGCGGTTTCGGGTTCGCGCTGCTGGCGACGCTGCTGGCCGGTAGCACCCTGATCTGTTCCAACGCCGTCGACGACGAGGTCACCCTCGATCTGCTGGAGGCGGAAAAGCCCACGATCACCAACGGATTCGCGGCCGGGGTCGCGCATCTGGCCCGGCATCCGAGCTTCGCCGGCCGGAACCTGTCCTCGATGCGCCGCGGCAACCTCTACCCGATCATGCCCGCCGACTGCCGGCCCGCCGATCCGGAGTTGCGCCACAACATGCTCGGCATGACGGAGACCGGCAGCGTGGTGCTGCTCAGCGCCGACGAGACCGATCAGCCCGAGCACCGCCGCGGGTCGTTCGGCAGACCCGCGCCGGGTTTCGAGCTGAAACTCGTCGATCCGGAAACCGGTGCGCCGGTGGCGAACGGCGACAGCGGCGAATTATGTTTTCGCGGAACACATCTCATGCAGGGCTACTACAAGCGCAGCCGGGAGGACTGCTTCGATGCCGACGGCTGGTTCCACACCGGCGATCTGGCCCGGGTGGACACCGAGGGGTTCGTGTACTTCCTGGGCCGGCTCGGCTCGATGATCAAGACCGCCGGGGCGAACGTATCGCCCGCGGAGGTGGCGAAGGCGATCGCCACGGTGACCGGCGGCGCGGTCGCGCACGTGATCGGCCTGCCCGATCCCGAACGCGGACAGGTGGTCGCCGCGGCCGTGGTGGTACCCGATCCACACGCCTTCGATGCCGAGGAGCTGCGACGGCGCCTGCGCACCGAGTTGTCGGCCTACAAGGTGCCGCGCAAACTCGTGGGCCTCACCGCCGCGCAGGTTCCGCTGATGTCCAGCGGCAAGGTCGACATCCGGCAACTGGGTAAGGTCTTCGATCAGCAATGA